One Alicyclobacillus acidoterrestris DNA window includes the following coding sequences:
- a CDS encoding rhodanese-like domain-containing protein produces MEREGIVQYSADELKAILAEGSAVVIDVRTPEEYEEGHIPGVPLKPMQEVGEWMRELSPDERYVFVCRSGARSQRVAQFLKANGFEDVANYDGGMLVWDGELASK; encoded by the coding sequence GTGGAGCGTGAAGGAATCGTTCAATACAGTGCAGACGAGTTAAAAGCTATTCTGGCCGAGGGCAGTGCTGTCGTGATCGACGTGCGTACCCCTGAGGAATATGAGGAGGGACATATCCCGGGTGTACCATTGAAACCCATGCAAGAGGTGGGCGAGTGGATGCGGGAGTTGTCACCTGACGAACGGTACGTATTTGTCTGTCGCAGCGGAGCCCGCTCACAGCGCGTGGCTCAGTTCTTAAAGGCCAACGGGTTTGAAGACGTCGCCAATTATGACGGCGGCATGCTCGTCTGGGACGGGGAGTTGGCTTCGAAGTAA
- a CDS encoding ATP-binding protein, whose protein sequence is MIRNSVASKLWLTIVAMVFLVLALLAVLLQQFFVKYVVQRETGQLTNLATSIHRILPTEDPKTALSVLTQVSKNVMQADVVAAIPMTKQPQLVSAYAHFTAAQRKNFDAGQPVVVRSDVGGKSELSVYEKLPSSTQTPGMVAVSQEMSVLEQPVHRMQNLIIFDTLLAIVLSTGLAFVVSKNLSRPLVEMNKAAEEMARGHFSQRVAVVTHDEVGRLGNTFNALASELAKTIEQLSIERDQLSSILTSLEDGVVATDREGRVTLANPPALRRLRSMSVAEQGIAVMEKLPDRLMMLFSHVTDFEEPVVQEATWEGRSLSITMLPLYGVDGTQMRGTLAVIRDVTEERRLDRLRKDFIANVSHELRTPLSMMQGYAEALLDDISDDPEMRRELTEIIHDETLRMKRLVNDLLDLAQLESGQFQMNMDTVDFSLVMRRVARKFQALAQDFGVDFELRIADAAMLMHADVDRMEQVFTNLLDNAFRHTAEGKIVFSADISGRHVYVRVSDTGAGIPEEDVPYIFERFYKADKARTRSRSGTGLGLAIARHIVTEHGGDILVESTVGVGTTFTVILPILQEDSAEEAEQANDEALDKE, encoded by the coding sequence GTGATTCGTAACAGCGTCGCGTCTAAGTTGTGGTTGACCATCGTCGCGATGGTCTTTTTAGTCTTGGCACTATTAGCCGTGCTTCTGCAACAGTTCTTTGTGAAGTATGTCGTACAGCGGGAGACCGGGCAACTGACCAATCTCGCTACTTCGATTCACCGGATATTGCCGACGGAAGATCCAAAGACAGCGTTGAGCGTACTGACCCAAGTGTCCAAAAATGTCATGCAGGCGGATGTCGTCGCGGCAATTCCTATGACGAAACAGCCGCAATTGGTGTCAGCTTATGCCCACTTTACAGCGGCACAGCGAAAGAATTTCGACGCGGGACAACCTGTTGTCGTTCGGTCTGATGTCGGAGGAAAGAGCGAGCTGTCGGTATACGAAAAACTGCCGAGTTCGACGCAGACGCCTGGTATGGTCGCTGTGTCACAAGAGATGAGCGTGCTCGAACAACCTGTTCACCGCATGCAGAACTTAATTATTTTTGATACGTTGCTGGCTATCGTTCTCTCGACAGGCCTGGCATTTGTCGTGTCCAAGAACTTGTCGAGACCGCTGGTGGAAATGAACAAAGCTGCAGAAGAAATGGCCAGAGGGCATTTTTCGCAGCGCGTTGCGGTCGTCACGCACGACGAGGTTGGCCGCTTAGGGAACACGTTTAACGCGCTGGCCAGTGAACTGGCGAAGACGATTGAGCAGCTGTCCATTGAGCGAGATCAGTTGAGCAGTATTCTGACGTCTCTCGAGGACGGCGTGGTGGCGACGGATCGAGAAGGCCGTGTCACTTTGGCGAACCCGCCGGCCTTGCGTCGCTTGCGCTCGATGTCCGTCGCCGAACAAGGCATCGCGGTGATGGAAAAGCTTCCGGATAGGCTCATGATGTTGTTCTCGCATGTCACGGATTTTGAAGAGCCGGTCGTTCAGGAAGCCACGTGGGAGGGCCGTTCACTGTCCATCACGATGTTGCCGTTATACGGTGTAGATGGGACGCAAATGCGCGGGACGTTGGCCGTGATTCGCGACGTGACAGAGGAACGCCGCTTAGACCGGCTGCGTAAAGATTTCATCGCGAATGTTTCTCATGAATTGCGCACCCCACTGAGTATGATGCAGGGGTATGCTGAAGCGTTGCTCGACGACATTTCCGACGACCCAGAGATGCGACGTGAACTGACTGAAATTATTCACGACGAAACGCTCCGCATGAAGCGGCTGGTCAATGATTTGTTAGACCTCGCGCAGCTAGAAAGCGGACAATTCCAGATGAATATGGATACGGTGGACTTCTCGCTGGTCATGCGCCGAGTGGCACGCAAGTTCCAGGCGTTGGCGCAGGATTTTGGTGTGGATTTCGAACTTCGCATCGCGGACGCGGCTATGCTGATGCACGCAGACGTGGATAGAATGGAACAGGTCTTTACCAACCTGCTCGACAATGCGTTTCGGCATACGGCCGAAGGAAAGATCGTATTTTCTGCTGACATCAGTGGGCGTCACGTCTATGTGCGCGTCAGTGACACGGGTGCAGGGATACCGGAAGAGGACGTCCCCTATATTTTTGAACGGTTTTATAAGGCGGATAAAGCCCGTACGAGATCTCGATCGGGAACTGGGCTAGGTCTGGCCATCGCACGGCACATTGTCACCGAGCACGGTGGCGATATTTTAGTAGAGAGCACAGTGGGTGTCGGAACGACATTTACCGTGATCTTGCCGATTTTACAAGAAGACAGCGCAGAGGAAGCGGAGCAGGCAAACGACGAAGCGCTAGACAAGGAGTGA
- a CDS encoding SIR2 family NAD-dependent protein deacylase translates to MYELGAANTNELDVQGLTNRLNHRNTVALTGAGISVASGLPLGNEAVNGIPLNALFLFDTWTQRPNQAYDAYRSILSRWRQASPNAAHRVLAAHQIRIITQNIDGLHRDAGSRDVIELHGNLRELVCLTCESVFSSDLALQHSIPSCPTCGKQLFSGFIMEGHPVRHIARAVEWVAAAEYLLVIGTQLAMDPVRRLREIARERGADVFWISDKAEHWLPVLFGETTHS, encoded by the coding sequence ATGTATGAATTAGGTGCTGCAAACACGAATGAACTTGATGTTCAAGGTTTGACCAATCGCTTGAATCACAGAAATACCGTTGCGTTGACGGGTGCAGGCATTAGTGTGGCTAGTGGTCTTCCGCTTGGGAACGAAGCTGTGAACGGGATACCGCTCAATGCGTTGTTCTTATTTGATACCTGGACACAGCGGCCGAACCAAGCGTACGATGCCTACCGCAGCATATTATCCCGCTGGCGGCAGGCTTCTCCAAACGCAGCGCATCGGGTGCTCGCTGCTCACCAGATTCGCATCATTACGCAGAATATCGACGGATTACACCGAGATGCAGGAAGCCGCGACGTCATTGAACTGCATGGAAATCTTCGGGAACTCGTCTGTTTGACGTGTGAAAGCGTGTTTTCGAGTGATCTGGCGCTGCAGCACAGCATCCCGTCGTGTCCGACCTGCGGCAAACAGTTGTTCTCAGGGTTTATTATGGAGGGACATCCGGTTCGACATATTGCGCGCGCGGTTGAATGGGTTGCTGCGGCGGAGTATTTACTCGTCATTGGGACGCAGTTGGCGATGGATCCGGTTCGTCGCCTTCGCGAAATCGCGCGGGAACGCGGGGCGGACGTCTTTTGGATAAGTGACAAGGCAGAGCACTGGCTGCCCGTGTTGTTCGGAGAAACGACCCATTCTTGA
- a CDS encoding class I SAM-dependent methyltransferase yields the protein MKYHDMLARLGIAHAHPGGGSVSEMWMNAISLPDGARVLDVGCGNGATACTLARRWNCEVTALDIRGKMLENTMAKARQEGVSIHTVLASAEELPFPDGSFDLIVCESILVFVRLHKALSEIRRVLKPDGQVVDVEMMTLRPVTPEWRAEVHNLYGVQQVLDLAGWRGAFRTAGFDCKVLRSGTIQSLPITDGQSGEGAAQLDALRDPQILQLIEANGRWIEENQQTMGYGVFLLTSPRKRT from the coding sequence TTGAAGTATCACGATATGTTGGCTCGGCTCGGTATCGCGCACGCGCATCCGGGTGGCGGTTCAGTGTCCGAGATGTGGATGAATGCAATCAGCCTCCCGGATGGGGCTCGCGTGCTCGACGTCGGTTGTGGCAACGGGGCCACCGCGTGCACGCTGGCGCGTCGCTGGAACTGTGAGGTCACTGCGCTCGATATCCGCGGGAAGATGCTTGAAAATACTATGGCAAAGGCACGGCAGGAAGGGGTCTCGATTCACACCGTATTGGCGTCCGCCGAGGAACTTCCCTTTCCCGACGGATCGTTTGATCTCATTGTGTGTGAGTCGATTCTCGTTTTCGTTCGGCTGCACAAGGCGCTTTCGGAGATTCGACGCGTCTTAAAACCGGATGGGCAAGTCGTTGATGTGGAAATGATGACGCTGCGTCCGGTAACGCCCGAGTGGCGCGCGGAGGTACACAATCTCTATGGTGTGCAGCAAGTGTTGGATCTGGCGGGGTGGCGAGGTGCATTTCGGACGGCTGGCTTCGATTGCAAGGTATTGCGATCCGGCACAATCCAATCCCTTCCCATCACAGATGGGCAAAGTGGTGAAGGGGCAGCACAGCTAGATGCGCTCCGCGATCCGCAGATATTACAGTTGATTGAAGCCAATGGCCGCTGGATTGAGGAAAATCAGCAGACGATGGGGTATGGTGTATTTTTGTTGACCTCGCCAAGAAAGAGAACATAA
- a CDS encoding IS256 family transposase → MYQTNKELLAAQLEIEMSKFIQERLELIMREEIHNFLTVEHPKLKNSRNGYYTRTLDTRFGRIEDLHVPRDREGEFQTSIFEPYSRRDAWLEETIIAMYKGGMSTREVGQFIERMLGVQYSPTTISNITNIVLQDVDAWRKRPLKRRYSVVYMDGMYVALKRDTVDNESIYVVMGIDEDGHREILGYYVGGTESATSCREIFNDLRARGLEEILIGVADGLTGLQEAFLSVYPKADFQRCVVHKLRNIIVKVRAKDKATVLADLKGVYSSETYEEALGCFRQFESKWNAKYPREVQSWREDLDNLLVFYKYPAAIRYAIYTTNAIERTIKEIRKRVKPMNSIANLEAAEKIVYLFATGYNEKWSKRALRGFADTGTQKRLREMFAERYGTEETK, encoded by the coding sequence TTGTATCAGACTAACAAAGAGTTGCTTGCCGCACAACTGGAAATTGAAATGTCAAAGTTCATCCAAGAGCGTTTGGAGCTCATTATGCGTGAGGAGATCCACAACTTCCTGACGGTAGAGCATCCGAAATTGAAGAACAGTCGTAACGGATATTACACAAGGACGCTGGATACGCGGTTTGGGCGGATTGAGGATCTACATGTTCCTCGAGACCGAGAAGGTGAGTTTCAAACCAGCATATTCGAGCCGTATAGTCGGCGAGATGCTTGGTTGGAAGAAACCATCATCGCAATGTATAAGGGCGGTATGAGTACGCGTGAGGTGGGGCAATTCATTGAACGGATGCTTGGTGTTCAATACTCGCCGACCACCATTAGCAACATCACGAATATCGTATTGCAGGATGTAGATGCTTGGCGCAAGCGCCCCTTAAAACGACGGTACTCTGTCGTGTACATGGATGGGATGTATGTGGCGCTCAAGCGGGATACCGTGGACAACGAATCCATCTATGTCGTGATGGGAATTGATGAGGATGGACACCGGGAAATCCTTGGCTACTATGTGGGTGGCACGGAGAGCGCTACATCTTGCCGAGAGATTTTCAATGATCTGCGTGCGCGTGGGCTTGAGGAAATCCTGATTGGTGTAGCAGATGGGTTGACCGGACTGCAGGAAGCCTTCTTATCCGTCTACCCGAAGGCCGATTTCCAACGCTGTGTTGTTCACAAATTGCGCAACATCATTGTGAAGGTCCGAGCCAAGGACAAGGCAACGGTTCTTGCGGATTTGAAGGGCGTATATTCCAGTGAGACCTACGAGGAAGCGCTAGGATGCTTCAGGCAATTCGAGAGCAAGTGGAACGCGAAGTACCCACGTGAGGTGCAGTCGTGGCGAGAGGACTTGGACAACCTCTTGGTCTTCTATAAGTACCCTGCGGCGATACGGTATGCTATCTATACGACTAACGCGATCGAGCGGACAATTAAGGAAATCCGCAAGAGAGTCAAGCCAATGAACAGCATCGCGAACCTTGAGGCGGCTGAGAAGATCGTGTATCTGTTTGCAACAGGCTATAACGAGAAATGGTCGAAACGCGCCTTGCGGGGATTTGCGGATACAGGTACCCAGAAGCGCCTCCGTGAGATGTTTGCTGAAAGGTACGGTACTGAGGAAACGAAATAA
- a CDS encoding PrsW family glutamic-type intramembrane protease — translation MFYVALAVIPGLLLLVFMYTRDQLHPEPKRQVFRLFILGAAIVFPAGVIERLMMGSRGFASGGIEGRLITAFFVAGMIEEFLKASIFDRTVYQSRLVRGPVDCIVYAAAVGLGFATVENVMYVTSSGLMTAIVRSVTAVPAHLMFAIIMGYWFAKAKFEGKSKWLAYVIPAATHGVYDTFALSSTVFMDLVLVAFLLFLVETSARIMARVRSARAFNRYAV, via the coding sequence ATGTTCTATGTGGCGCTAGCCGTAATTCCTGGACTGCTTCTACTCGTGTTCATGTACACGCGGGACCAACTTCACCCCGAACCGAAGCGGCAAGTATTCCGCCTCTTCATTCTGGGGGCCGCCATCGTCTTTCCTGCAGGTGTCATCGAGCGCCTGATGATGGGCTCACGCGGATTTGCGAGTGGCGGAATTGAAGGTCGACTCATTACTGCATTTTTTGTCGCAGGCATGATTGAGGAGTTCTTGAAGGCATCCATTTTTGACCGCACAGTTTATCAAAGTCGGCTTGTGCGCGGCCCCGTCGACTGTATCGTCTACGCTGCAGCCGTCGGCCTTGGCTTCGCCACCGTCGAAAACGTCATGTATGTCACGAGTTCGGGACTGATGACGGCCATCGTTCGATCCGTCACCGCCGTACCTGCACACCTCATGTTCGCCATCATCATGGGTTACTGGTTTGCAAAGGCGAAGTTCGAGGGTAAATCCAAATGGCTCGCGTACGTGATACCAGCGGCCACTCACGGCGTCTACGACACATTTGCATTGAGCTCTACAGTTTTCATGGACCTAGTTTTGGTCGCTTTCTTGCTGTTTCTCGTCGAAACATCCGCCCGGATCATGGCCCGCGTCCGATCCGCCCGCGCATTCAATCGATACGCCGTATAG
- a CDS encoding metallophosphoesterase, translated as MALYAIGDLHLATTVNKPMDVFGDTWTNHTEQIRQHWTATISPSDTVLIPGDISWAMTLDEAAPDLQWVSELPGKKVMIRGNHDYWWSGIGKVRGILLEDMYAIQNDSLQLDSLTVAGTRGWVLPNHPSFSEEDEHILQREVHRLKLSLDHAAKHNHPIVCMLHYPPTGSDGEETVFTQVLESYGVQLCVYGHLHGASHRFAFNGTRNGTRYQLVSADYLQFKPFAFGQLDF; from the coding sequence ATGGCCTTATACGCAATCGGTGACCTTCATCTTGCCACGACAGTCAATAAACCAATGGACGTGTTTGGTGACACATGGACCAACCACACCGAACAAATCCGGCAGCACTGGACAGCGACGATATCCCCTAGCGACACCGTGCTGATTCCCGGCGACATCTCGTGGGCGATGACGCTTGACGAAGCCGCCCCAGATTTGCAGTGGGTAAGCGAGCTCCCAGGCAAAAAAGTGATGATTCGTGGCAATCACGATTATTGGTGGAGCGGAATCGGAAAAGTTCGAGGAATTTTGCTTGAAGATATGTACGCGATTCAAAATGACAGCTTGCAATTGGATAGTCTGACTGTGGCGGGTACACGCGGATGGGTTCTCCCCAACCACCCTAGCTTCAGCGAAGAAGATGAGCACATTTTGCAACGTGAGGTTCATCGACTGAAACTCTCGCTCGATCACGCCGCAAAACACAACCACCCGATTGTCTGCATGTTACATTATCCCCCGACAGGCAGCGACGGCGAGGAGACTGTGTTTACGCAGGTACTCGAATCGTACGGCGTCCAATTGTGCGTGTACGGTCACCTACACGGTGCGAGTCACCGATTCGCGTTTAACGGAACACGCAATGGTACACGTTATCAATTGGTGAGCGCTGATTATCTTCAGTTCAAACCATTCGCCTTCGGACAACTTGATTTTTGA
- a CDS encoding DUF2797 domain-containing protein: MLAGDLRSLNQVLREPVEYTLELAELAQPLNAWIGAQVHIAHTGVKRCIACGRQVNKLFQNGYCFPCVRSLAECDLCIVKPHECHFHLGTCRDESWAQDHCMIPHYVYLAWSSGYKVGLTRKGRELKRWMDQGATQAMVIAEVPTRRIAGELEMEIAKHMADKTDWRKMLREDTVPDRSLNEVLLDVLDKLNSDYHQYLVEEKWTPQAIRYPRTPEFKVNLKSMNLDKSPEVTGTLRGIKGQYLLFDEGVLNIKKYAGYHVEISANVPIEA; encoded by the coding sequence ATGTTAGCTGGAGATTTGCGCTCGCTGAATCAGGTTTTGCGGGAACCAGTGGAATACACGTTGGAACTCGCCGAGTTGGCACAGCCGCTAAACGCGTGGATTGGCGCGCAAGTACATATTGCACACACTGGGGTCAAGCGCTGTATCGCCTGTGGACGCCAGGTCAACAAGTTGTTTCAAAACGGGTATTGTTTTCCGTGTGTCCGAAGTTTGGCGGAATGTGACTTGTGTATCGTCAAACCGCATGAGTGCCATTTTCACCTAGGAACTTGTCGGGATGAGTCTTGGGCACAAGATCATTGTATGATTCCACATTACGTCTACTTGGCGTGGAGCAGTGGCTACAAAGTTGGCCTGACCCGCAAAGGAAGAGAACTCAAGCGTTGGATGGATCAAGGCGCTACCCAGGCCATGGTCATCGCCGAGGTGCCGACTCGCCGGATTGCCGGGGAACTGGAAATGGAGATTGCCAAACACATGGCAGACAAGACGGACTGGCGCAAAATGTTGCGGGAGGATACCGTGCCCGATAGGTCCTTAAACGAAGTGCTGCTCGATGTCTTGGACAAGCTCAATTCGGATTATCATCAGTATTTAGTCGAAGAGAAATGGACGCCGCAGGCTATCCGCTACCCTCGGACGCCCGAGTTCAAGGTTAACCTCAAGTCCATGAACCTCGACAAAAGTCCGGAGGTAACGGGTACCTTGCGAGGCATCAAAGGACAGTATTTGTTGTTCGATGAAGGTGTGCTCAATATCAAGAAATATGCCGGTTATCATGTGGAGATTTCAGCAAACGTTCCCATTGAGGCCTAA
- a CDS encoding helix-turn-helix domain-containing protein — MNQNFGKRMRSIRLSRHWSQQELSMRCGISTPHISSIERDKRHPSLEYAQRIASALGVPLTSLCDDETTFVVPKMRNSPDELPLPLQNFILNESALPYLEAAQRMSTLPEEDAHFLAKLIELLTQRKRLTDTYQSETSAL; from the coding sequence ATGAACCAAAACTTTGGTAAGCGGATGAGAAGCATTCGTCTCTCCCGTCACTGGTCCCAACAGGAGTTATCCATGCGCTGCGGCATCTCCACGCCACATATTTCTTCCATTGAGCGGGACAAGCGGCATCCATCGCTCGAATACGCACAACGAATCGCGAGTGCACTGGGTGTACCGCTCACTTCGCTCTGTGACGACGAAACGACATTCGTCGTACCGAAGATGCGCAATTCCCCCGATGAATTGCCACTACCGTTACAGAATTTCATTCTGAACGAATCCGCGCTCCCTTACTTGGAGGCCGCGCAACGGATGAGTACCCTACCTGAGGAAGATGCCCATTTTCTGGCGAAACTGATTGAACTTTTGACACAAAGAAAGCGCCTTACCGATACGTATCAATCAGAGACCAGCGCATTGTGA
- a CDS encoding ATP-dependent helicase, whose translation MGDWTAEQQAIIEEPLCSTVVIAAPGSGKTSVLTERIVHVVRRDKIAPNRILAVTFTRQAAEHMRRKLASHPALSFRSTESLRIGTFHAQIFRAMLEVRPDIPVLLNTREQSAYMASALARVVGAAEGISRWAVTELLTEYSWLVGRGQVPLSRKLQRIFRIYARLKKKHNRWDYDDILLAAANAIDQGTRLPFFERLQYLLVDEFQDTNAVQWVLVEGIHQRYHLPVFVVGDDDQSVYGFRGASPDFLQRASTSLQGARQMLLTRNFRSDQSIVHHAEQLILHVRRRIDKPLRAVSSAPGLVRMVEVEDEQKEAHLVTLLILQLLEARPAKTIGVLARTRRQLTQAWSLLQLAAQTSDHNQGAMLDRGHRPPGALPVQFRTFHDSKGKEWDVVILLDLIATSIGRPHTNVQETSSRKTNCSRSADFANDVNFADELADDERRLLYVAMTRARSALIGFVPARFGGRRVRMTPFLTEAQLEPTPLNFARLMTDVFDSLSMHENRESRFSVDDTLKT comes from the coding sequence ATGGGTGATTGGACAGCCGAACAACAGGCCATCATTGAGGAGCCGCTGTGTTCAACGGTTGTTATCGCGGCACCGGGCAGCGGGAAGACGTCGGTCCTGACGGAGCGAATTGTTCATGTTGTGCGCCGCGACAAAATTGCCCCAAACAGGATTTTGGCGGTGACTTTTACGCGCCAGGCGGCGGAACATATGCGTCGCAAGTTAGCCTCGCATCCGGCATTGTCGTTTCGTTCGACCGAGTCGCTAAGGATTGGTACGTTTCACGCCCAAATTTTTCGGGCAATGCTCGAAGTTCGCCCGGATATTCCCGTGCTGTTGAACACGCGGGAGCAATCTGCCTATATGGCTTCAGCTTTAGCTCGCGTGGTCGGCGCGGCAGAAGGAATATCGCGCTGGGCAGTCACCGAGTTGCTGACGGAGTACTCGTGGCTGGTGGGGCGTGGTCAGGTACCGCTCTCACGTAAACTCCAAAGAATCTTTCGTATCTACGCAAGACTGAAGAAGAAGCACAATCGATGGGATTACGATGATATTCTTCTGGCTGCTGCAAACGCGATTGACCAGGGCACCCGTCTGCCGTTTTTCGAAAGACTGCAGTATTTGTTAGTCGACGAGTTTCAGGACACCAATGCGGTACAGTGGGTATTGGTGGAAGGGATCCACCAACGCTACCATTTACCTGTGTTTGTCGTGGGCGACGACGACCAATCCGTCTACGGGTTTCGTGGCGCGTCTCCTGACTTTTTACAGCGGGCGTCCACGTCTCTTCAAGGCGCCCGACAGATGCTTTTAACGAGGAATTTCCGTTCCGACCAAAGTATCGTCCACCACGCCGAACAACTGATTTTGCATGTTCGTCGGCGCATCGATAAGCCTCTGCGCGCCGTGTCCTCGGCACCCGGGCTGGTCCGGATGGTGGAGGTCGAGGACGAGCAGAAGGAAGCTCATCTGGTTACCCTGCTCATTTTGCAGCTGTTGGAAGCTCGCCCTGCGAAGACAATCGGCGTGTTGGCGCGCACGCGTCGGCAACTGACACAGGCGTGGTCGCTACTTCAGCTCGCAGCACAGACGTCCGACCATAACCAAGGTGCTATGCTCGATCGCGGTCATCGGCCGCCGGGGGCACTACCTGTTCAGTTCCGAACGTTTCACGATAGTAAGGGGAAGGAGTGGGATGTCGTCATCTTGCTCGATCTCATCGCTACGTCCATCGGCCGCCCGCATACGAACGTGCAAGAAACATCATCTCGGAAGACAAATTGCTCCCGGTCTGCTGATTTTGCAAACGATGTAAACTTTGCGGATGAACTGGCCGACGATGAACGGCGCTTGCTCTACGTCGCGATGACGCGGGCGAGATCTGCGTTAATTGGATTTGTCCCCGCTCGATTCGGTGGACGCCGCGTCAGGATGACGCCGTTTCTGACGGAAGCGCAACTAGAGCCGACGCCGCTGAATTTCGCCAGGCTGATGACGGACGTGTTCGATAGCTTATCGATGCACGAGAACCGGGAGAGCCGGTTCTCAGTTGACGATACGCTCAAAACGTGA
- a CDS encoding response regulator transcription factor has translation MPQPRILVVDDEERIRRLVRMYLERSGFEVVEAEDGAKAVEVALEQPFSLIILDLMLPGMDGRDVCSQIRQHSDVPIVMLTAAGDEMNRIHGFELGADDYVVKPFSPRELIMRVKALLKRTGESEYAKAELHQALTFPGLVIHIDARRVEVDGSEISLTPKEFDLLVYMAQRPDKVFSREELLRDVWNYQFYGDQRTVDTHIKRLREKLGQASEPVSQYIVTVWGVGYKFEVAL, from the coding sequence ATGCCGCAGCCACGTATTTTAGTTGTTGACGATGAAGAGCGAATCCGTAGATTGGTTCGCATGTACCTTGAACGAAGCGGATTTGAGGTCGTTGAGGCGGAAGACGGTGCAAAAGCTGTAGAGGTGGCGCTGGAACAACCATTCTCGTTAATCATTCTCGATTTGATGTTACCCGGCATGGACGGTCGTGACGTGTGTAGCCAAATTCGTCAACACAGTGACGTTCCGATTGTCATGTTGACTGCGGCTGGTGACGAGATGAACCGCATTCACGGCTTTGAGCTAGGTGCGGACGACTATGTCGTCAAACCATTTAGTCCGCGAGAATTGATTATGCGCGTTAAAGCGTTATTGAAGCGCACAGGTGAAAGTGAATACGCGAAGGCAGAACTGCATCAGGCGCTAACCTTCCCGGGGCTCGTCATTCATATTGACGCGCGACGCGTTGAAGTAGACGGTAGCGAAATCAGTTTGACGCCCAAAGAATTCGACTTGCTGGTGTATATGGCACAACGCCCGGACAAGGTGTTCAGCCGTGAAGAATTGTTGCGCGACGTTTGGAATTATCAATTTTATGGAGATCAACGCACGGTGGATACACACATTAAACGGCTTCGCGAGAAACTTGGGCAGGCTTCGGAACCGGTGAGCCAGTATATTGTCACGGTTTGGGGCGTCGGCTATAAGTTCGAGGTCGCCTTGTGA
- a CDS encoding S1C family serine protease: MKKPQTSARSKRASTGTGLPNFVALVQRYKKAVMGIEVVQTMPVRGLGSRPLLPWDRSQPRSGRPAMNIGTGFVFHPKGYILTNEHVVSDGDRIMLRVFGKKDPVEAQVVGRNRTHDIAVLRADIPVPSPILRIGQSKDVRVGEWVLAIGSPLGLDNTVTVGIVSAKNRPLQIGDRDYPNLIQTDAAINRGNSGGPLINLRGEVVGMNTAVSQSSQGIGFAISADILKKEVDQILKHVT; the protein is encoded by the coding sequence GTGAAAAAACCTCAAACGAGTGCGCGATCCAAACGTGCGTCCACCGGTACGGGACTACCGAACTTCGTAGCACTTGTTCAACGCTATAAAAAAGCCGTAATGGGCATCGAAGTGGTTCAGACGATGCCAGTGCGAGGGTTAGGATCACGGCCGCTCTTGCCGTGGGACAGAAGCCAGCCTCGGTCGGGGCGCCCCGCGATGAACATCGGAACAGGGTTTGTCTTTCATCCGAAGGGATATATTCTTACCAACGAACACGTCGTGAGCGACGGGGATAGGATCATGTTGCGTGTCTTTGGCAAAAAGGATCCGGTCGAAGCGCAGGTAGTCGGCCGCAATCGCACGCACGATATCGCCGTATTGCGCGCGGACATTCCGGTTCCGTCGCCGATTCTACGAATTGGCCAAAGCAAGGATGTGCGCGTCGGCGAATGGGTGTTGGCGATTGGTTCTCCTCTAGGGCTTGATAATACTGTGACCGTTGGCATTGTGAGCGCGAAAAATCGACCGTTGCAGATTGGCGACAGGGACTATCCAAACTTGATTCAAACCGATGCGGCTATCAACCGTGGGAACAGCGGCGGTCCACTGATCAATCTTCGCGGTGAAGTGGTTGGCATGAATACGGCTGTATCGCAGAGTTCGCAGGGAATTGGCTTCGCGATTAGTGCGGATATCCTGAAAAAGGAAGTTGACCAAATTCTGAAGCATGTCACCTAA